A part of Phoenix dactylifera cultivar Barhee BC4 chromosome 2, palm_55x_up_171113_PBpolish2nd_filt_p, whole genome shotgun sequence genomic DNA contains:
- the LOC103703563 gene encoding two-component response regulator-like APRR2, with protein MICSAGDLVVWKDFPKGLRVLLLDENGPSADETKLQLEAMDYIVSLYCNERDALEAISKNDEGFHVAIVEVATGTCQGSFRFLEMARDLPTVVISNVRCLSTMMKCIALGAVEFLEKPLSEDKLRNIWQHVVHKAFIAGGSVLSKSLKPIKETVVSMLQLQTETGELKIETQSEAENTEKEHENRHENAVANDRFPGPSTPQQEHGGRLLSDGDCQERTNCSIERGCTENIKDSLDARNCSSLESKSVENTCNNSIPAANTEEILPSRPEEAATEGEVNSADGSKTTDDQCSGAKEVSLPSSSLHNGDNVEASADDSKKLVANSNSYSNGSRSNKKKMKVDWTPDLHRRFVQAVEQLGVDQAIPSKILELMKVEGLTRHNVASHLQKYRKQRRHILPKEDDRRWQPYRDPTLMGFMHKPLVALHPYHPHCGVPFGHSYPAWAHPSYHPPGVQMWGHPGFPPRHQPPENWVWKTYPGINADAWGCPVLPPYNHYTVPTRSLMSNGSNANGNGNWQFRDSYDLHQAEEVIDSVVKEAMSKPWLPLPLGLKPPSTDSVLAELRRQGFRAIPPATKPPPR; from the exons ATGATTTGCTCTGCTGGTGATTTGGTTGTGTGGAAAGATTTTCCTAAAGGTCTCAGGGTTCTCCTTCTCGATGAAAACGGTCCCTCAGCAGATGAAACAAAACTGCAACTAGAAGCAATGGACTATATTG TTTCTTTATATTGCAATGAACGAGATGCATTAGAAGCAATCTCGAAGAACGATGAGGGCTTTCATGTTGCTATTGTAGAG GTTGCAACTGGTACTTGCCAGGGGAGCTTCAGGTTTCTTGAAATGGCCAGGGACCTTCCAACAGTTG TTATTTCAAATGTCCGCTGCTTGAGCACCATGATGAAGTGTATAGCA CTTGGTGCTGTGGAGTTCCTTGAGAAACCACTATCCGAAGACAAACTCAGAAACATATGGCAGCATGTGGTTCACAAG GCCTTCATTGCAGGGGGGAGTGTGCTCTCCAAATCATTGAAGCCGATCAAAGAGACAGTTGTTTCGATGCTTCAACTTCAGACAGAAACAGGAGAACTCAAAATTGAAACCCAATCAGAAGCAGAAAACACGGAGAAGGAACATGAAAATAGGCATGAGAATGCTGTGGCAAATGACAGGTTCCCAGGTCCTTCAACTCCACAGCAGGAACATGGAGGAAGATTGCTAAGTGATGGAGATTGCCAAGAGAGAACTAACTGCTCAATAGAGAGAGGCTGCACAGAGAATATCAAAGACTCGTTAGACGCGAGAAATTGCAGCAGTTTGGAATCAAAATCTGTCGAAAATACCTGCAACAATTCAATCCCCGCAGCTAACACTGAGGAGATTCTGCCTTCTAGACCTGAAGAGGCCGCAACTGAGGGGGAGGTGAACTCGGCTGATGGTTCTAAGACGACTGATGATCAATGCAGTGGTGCTAAAGAAGTCTCCCTACCCTCCTCAAGTTTGCATAATGGGGACAATGTAGAAGCTAGCGCAGACGATTCAAAGAAGTTAGTTGCTAATAGTAATTCATATTCGAATGGTAGCAGAAGCAATAAAAAGAAGATGAAG GTGGACTGGACTCCAGATCTCCATAGAAGATTTGTTCAGGCTGTAGAGCAACTGGGGGTGGACCAAGCCATTCCTTCCAAGATTCTAGAGCTGATGAAAGTAGAAGGCTTGACAAGGCATAATGTAGCTAGCCATTTGCAG AAATATCGGAAGCAGAGGAGACACATCTTGCCAAAAGAAGATGACAGAAGATGGCAGCCTTATAGAGATCCCACACTAATGGGTTTCATGCACAAGCCACTTGTGGCTTTACATCCATATCATCCCCATTGTGGAGTTCCATTTGGTCACAGCTACCCTGCTTGGGCTCATCCAAGTTACCATCCCCCTGGTGTCCAAATGTGGGGCCATCCTGGCTTCCCACCGCGGCATCAGCCTCCAGAAAATTGGGTTTGGAAGACCTACCCTGGG ATTAATGCTGATGCATGGGGCTGCCCTGTTTTGCCACCTTATAACCATTATACCGTCCCTACG AGGTCCCTGATGAGTAACGGTTCGAATGCAAATGGAAATGGAAACTGGCAGTTTAGAGATTCCTATGACTTGCATCAG GCAGAGGAGGTAATAGATTCGGTGGTGAAGGAGGCGATGAGCAAGCCGtggctccccctccctctcggtCTCAAACCACCCTCCACCGACAGCGTCCTCGCCGAGCTCCGTCGCCAAGGCTTCCGGGCCATCCCGCCGGCCACCAAGCCTCCTCCCCGGTGA